The Duganella sp. BuS-21 sequence AAGGCACGTTCAAGATCAATGAAGACACCACGGCGTGGGCCGAGCTGGTGCTGTCGCAATATGCGATGACCGCGCAATTCGCGCCGTCGGCGCAGCCGATGGGCGTCAATTCCACCACGCGCTTCCCGGCGCTGTACGCCAAATACGTGCAGCCTTACCTGGCGGCGAACGGCCTGGAAAATCCGACCAATGACGCCACGCTGGGCTACCGCTCGGTGCTGATCGGCGGCCGCGCCGATGAATATCAAACCACCGCGCGCCACTTCGCCAGCGGCATCGACGGTTCGGCTTTCGGCTGGACCTACAATGCGTCGCTGATCCTGTCGCAGGCCAAACTGAAGGACACGGCGGCCGGCGGCTATTCCGACTTCACCATGCTGGAAAACCTGGTGGCGGCCGGCAAGTACGATCCCGTCACCGGCCAGGGGGCGGATCAGTTGAAAGGCGCCTTGCTGAACGGCACCGTGTTCTCGAATACCAAGTCGACCCTGAACACCGTGCACGCCGGCGCGCAGCACGACCTGTTCTCGCTGCCGGGCGGCACCTCCATCATCTCCCTGGGCGGCGATTATTCGAAGACCAAGTACGAGATCGACTACAGCTCGCTGATCCTGTCCAACTCGGGCTTCTCGACCCAGCCGGCTTCGCCCAACTATCCAGTGGGCGGCAGCTACGGTCAAGTGCCGTTCGGCGCCAAGCGCGACAACTGGGGTGTGTTCACCGAGGTGCTGCTGCCGGTTACCAAGACCTTCGAGGCGACCGTGTCGGGACGTTACGACAGCTATGACAAGGTGCACAGCGATTACATCTTCGCCTCGGTGCCGGACGCCTCCGGCCTGATCCCGCGCCTGGGCAGCGGCGACATCGGCAACACCTCCAGCGCCGGCACCTACAAGGTCAGCGTGAAGTGGACTCCGGTCGACACCCTGCTGTTGCGTGCCGCCTACGGCACCGGCTTCAAGGCCCCCAACCTGAACGATATCGCCGGCGCCAACACCTTCAACGGCAGCACGGCCGGCAGCTATGCCTGCCCATTCCCTGGCTCGCCCGGTTGCCAGGTCGGCCAGGCGCAGTATGACCTGCTGACCGGCCCGAACGGCCAGAGCGGCGACGCCGGCCTGCAGCCGGAGAAATCCAAGCAATGGACCTTGGGCGGCCGTGTCGAACCGCTGCGTGGCTTGTCGCTGGGGCTGGACTTGTGGAACGTGCAGATCCGCAATCAGGTGCTGTCGGCCGGCGTGCCGGAGCAGGTGGGCTTCGCCAATCCGCAGACTTACAAAAACCTGTTCGTCAATCCCTATCCTGATCCTGCCGGCTACACCACCATTGCTTACCTGCTGGCGCCGATCAACGGCGGTGTCGCCAACTACCGTGGGATCGATTGGGATTTCAGCTACCGCAACAAGACCGCCATCGGCGATCTGCGCGCGGCGTGGAACGGCACCTACATGCTCAAGCAAAACTACACCACCAGCGCTGGCGGTGTGGTGCAGTCCAACCTGGGCGCGTTTGGTCCCGACAATGGCGTGGTGTTCCGCGTGCAGAGTAATGTCAGCCTGAGCCTGACCAACGGCAAGCTGACCAACACCCTGACCGCGCACTACAAGTCGGGTTACCACGATCAGGCCTATCCAATCGACACCGCCGTGTTTGCGGTGAATCCGGACGGCAGCGTGGGCGACTCGGTGGCGTTTGGCGGGCTGTGGACGCCGTCTTACACCACCTTCGACTGGCAGGGTAAATACGACTTCGGCAAGTTCGCGCTGACGGCCGGTATCAAGAACCTGCTGGATCGCGATCCGCCGTTCACCTTGCAAAATGCCGGCGGTGGTAATCAGATTGGATACG is a genomic window containing:
- a CDS encoding TonB-dependent receptor translates to MIQERVLSRSLRLMFSGSVVASLGMLALPAMAQDVTPDQPIQRVEITGSSIKRIQKEGSLPVQVLTAAEIKATGAASATDLIQMLPSMQGFVPSSSSVNGGGAGVTTASLHSLPSKYTLVLLDGQRVAPSAIGSGQGGGYAVNLSSIPLEAVERVEILTDGASALYGSDAIAGVVNFILKKNMTKGEVYATYGQPKKNGGKWSSAGITKGWGDLETNGWNLLASYSHEELERITALQRDFSAKGAFFKFGANGKQYYFDQRTGNTEPANITFNARPVGSGADTTGYAINPYLAANGNCGSALAGPLGAQCRFNYASTVEDVPGNHRDSGLLKGTFKINEDTTAWAELVLSQYAMTAQFAPSAQPMGVNSTTRFPALYAKYVQPYLAANGLENPTNDATLGYRSVLIGGRADEYQTTARHFASGIDGSAFGWTYNASLILSQAKLKDTAAGGYSDFTMLENLVAAGKYDPVTGQGADQLKGALLNGTVFSNTKSTLNTVHAGAQHDLFSLPGGTSIISLGGDYSKTKYEIDYSSLILSNSGFSTQPASPNYPVGGSYGQVPFGAKRDNWGVFTEVLLPVTKTFEATVSGRYDSYDKVHSDYIFASVPDASGLIPRLGSGDIGNTSSAGTYKVSVKWTPVDTLLLRAAYGTGFKAPNLNDIAGANTFNGSTAGSYACPFPGSPGCQVGQAQYDLLTGPNGQSGDAGLQPEKSKQWTLGGRVEPLRGLSLGLDLWNVQIRNQVLSAGVPEQVGFANPQTYKNLFVNPYPDPAGYTTIAYLLAPINGGVANYRGIDWDFSYRNKTAIGDLRAAWNGTYMLKQNYTTSAGGVVQSNLGAFGPDNGVVFRVQSNVSLSLTNGKLTNTLTAHYKSGYHDQAYPIDTAVFAVNPDGSVGDSVAFGGLWTPSYTTFDWQGKYDFGKFALTAGIKNLLDRDPPFTLQNAGGGNQIGYDGRYADPAGRSFYITGNYKF